A region from the Euzebya sp. genome encodes:
- a CDS encoding ATP-binding protein, producing the protein MRSLRGRVALVASLVVALGFVLTGVVVLRVAEDRAVDRLDDQLAERLAILTDAGRPGPGFGGGPPGGFGGFGGFGGSADGTGEADDDADDDQDDDADDEGWTGPSGAPLAAVQRLRLAAERSLGRGYFLAVRGPGGGTLATLGDEPANDPPAGADGDTATYVDDAGRRWRVMTATVAEGLAQLQIGGDVDQLVEESVASLRLVLVVVGGTATVVTGLATAAAAAASTRPLRRLGEATRTVAETRDLSTRVPTDGVPAEVAEVSDALNTMLGRLEAADAAQRSALHGAQRFAADAGHELRTPLTALQADLDALVRNPAAPAAIREEALAAAAAEVRRLSALLASLQALARADAGMAEPPGPVDLADVAAQAVESVARRHPSVRLDPPAVDGSVVVRGSEAWLRSTCDNLLVNAAVHGRADGHVVTRVRRTADGVELVVDDDGPGIPATQREAVVHRFVRGADADDRPGSGLGLSLVAQLVALHGGRVALGDSPLGGLRVAVTLPAA; encoded by the coding sequence ATGCGGAGCCTCCGCGGACGCGTCGCCCTGGTCGCCAGCCTGGTGGTGGCCCTCGGCTTCGTGCTGACCGGCGTCGTCGTCCTGCGCGTCGCCGAGGACCGTGCCGTGGACCGCCTGGACGACCAGCTGGCCGAGCGCCTCGCGATCCTGACCGACGCCGGCCGGCCCGGGCCGGGGTTCGGCGGCGGTCCGCCCGGCGGGTTCGGCGGCTTCGGCGGGTTCGGGGGCAGTGCCGACGGGACGGGGGAGGCAGACGACGACGCGGACGACGACCAGGACGACGACGCGGACGACGAGGGCTGGACCGGGCCGTCCGGCGCGCCGCTGGCGGCGGTCCAGCGGCTCCGCCTGGCCGCCGAGCGGTCGCTCGGCCGTGGGTACTTCCTGGCGGTGCGGGGGCCCGGTGGCGGGACCCTGGCGACCCTCGGCGACGAGCCGGCGAACGACCCGCCGGCCGGTGCGGACGGTGACACGGCCACCTACGTCGACGACGCGGGCCGGCGCTGGCGGGTGATGACCGCGACCGTCGCCGAGGGCCTCGCGCAGCTGCAGATCGGCGGTGACGTGGACCAGCTGGTGGAGGAGTCGGTCGCGTCGCTGCGGCTGGTGCTCGTCGTCGTGGGCGGGACGGCGACGGTGGTGACCGGGCTGGCCACGGCGGCGGCCGCGGCGGCGTCCACCCGGCCCCTCCGCCGCCTCGGCGAGGCCACGCGGACCGTGGCGGAGACCCGGGACCTGTCCACCCGCGTGCCGACCGACGGGGTCCCCGCGGAGGTCGCGGAGGTCAGCGACGCCCTGAACACGATGCTGGGCCGGCTCGAGGCGGCCGATGCCGCCCAGCGCAGCGCCCTGCACGGCGCGCAGCGCTTCGCAGCCGACGCCGGCCACGAGCTGCGGACCCCGCTGACCGCCCTGCAGGCGGACCTCGACGCCCTCGTGCGCAACCCCGCGGCCCCGGCGGCGATCCGCGAGGAGGCGCTCGCCGCCGCGGCAGCGGAGGTCCGCCGGCTGTCCGCCCTGCTCGCGAGCCTGCAGGCCCTCGCCAGGGCCGACGCGGGGATGGCGGAGCCGCCGGGTCCGGTGGACCTCGCCGACGTCGCCGCCCAGGCCGTCGAGTCGGTCGCCCGGCGCCACCCGTCGGTCCGCCTGGATCCGCCCGCGGTCGACGGGTCGGTCGTGGTGCGCGGCAGCGAGGCGTGGTTGCGCAGCACCTGTGACAACCTGCTGGTGAACGCCGCCGTCCACGGCCGGGCCGACGGGCACGTCGTCACGCGCGTGCGGCGCACCGCCGACGGCGTCGAGCTGGTCGTCGATGACGACGGGCCGGGGATCCCCGCGACCCAGCGGGAGGCGGTGGTCCACCGCTTCGTCCGCGGCGCGGACGCCGACGACCGTCCGGGCAGCGGCCTCGGCCTGTCGCTCGTCGCCCAGCTGGTCGCGCTGCACGGCGGACGGGTCGCGCTCGGCGACAGCCCGCTCGGCGGCCTCCGGGTGGCCGTGACCCTCCCCGCGGCCTGA
- the thiO gene encoding glycine oxidase ThiO, which translates to MAADVVIVGAGVIGLSSAIRCADAGLDVVVLDPDPGRGASWAAAGMLAPVTELHYGETDLLALTLASSAAWPDWAADLADRGADVGYARCGSLMVARAADDAAELRRMMATQHALGLESEWLRSRDARQAEPALAPSVRGAVHVPGDHQVDNRALVTGLLGIVERHPAIVLRRQGVRAVTRDGERVTGVVLDDGAGVAAGAVVLAAGAWSSQVEGLAGLLPPVRPVKGQLLHLRSATGPLATRNLRGIEVYVVNRADGRIVVGATVEERGFDTSVTAGGVHELLRAAWELLPGIDEAVFVEAIAGLRPGSPDNAPLLGPVGSHPGLVVATGHHRNGVLLSPITAEVVAAHVTGAPVEVRHGPVTVDLDAFSPSREPSRTPADPVPATP; encoded by the coding sequence GTGGCAGCAGACGTCGTCATCGTGGGAGCCGGGGTCATCGGGCTGTCCAGCGCGATCCGCTGCGCGGACGCCGGGCTGGACGTCGTCGTCCTCGACCCCGATCCCGGCCGCGGGGCGTCCTGGGCGGCCGCGGGCATGCTCGCGCCCGTCACGGAGCTCCACTACGGCGAGACCGACCTGCTCGCCCTGACCCTGGCCTCCTCCGCCGCGTGGCCCGATTGGGCCGCGGACCTCGCGGACCGGGGCGCCGACGTCGGCTACGCCCGCTGCGGCAGCCTCATGGTCGCGCGCGCCGCCGACGACGCCGCCGAGCTGCGCCGCATGATGGCGACCCAGCACGCCCTCGGCCTCGAGTCCGAGTGGCTGCGGTCCCGCGACGCCCGGCAGGCCGAACCGGCCCTGGCCCCCTCGGTCCGCGGCGCGGTGCACGTGCCCGGCGACCACCAGGTCGACAACCGCGCCCTCGTGACCGGCCTGCTCGGGATCGTCGAGCGCCACCCGGCGATCGTGCTGCGCCGCCAGGGGGTGCGCGCCGTCACCCGGGACGGCGAGCGGGTGACCGGGGTGGTCCTCGACGACGGCGCCGGGGTGGCGGCGGGCGCGGTGGTGCTGGCCGCGGGTGCCTGGTCCAGCCAGGTCGAGGGGTTGGCCGGGCTCCTCCCGCCGGTGCGACCGGTGAAGGGGCAGCTGCTGCACCTCCGCAGCGCCACGGGTCCGCTGGCGACCCGCAACCTGCGCGGGATCGAGGTGTACGTCGTCAACCGCGCCGACGGACGCATCGTCGTCGGCGCCACGGTCGAGGAGCGGGGCTTCGACACGTCGGTGACCGCCGGCGGCGTCCACGAGCTGCTCCGCGCCGCCTGGGAGCTGCTGCCCGGCATCGACGAGGCCGTCTTCGTCGAGGCCATCGCCGGCCTGCGCCCGGGCAGCCCCGACAACGCCCCGCTGCTCGGCCCGGTCGGGTCCCACCCCGGCCTGGTGGTCGCCACCGGCCACCACCGCAACGGCGTCCTGCTGTCGCCGATCACCGCGGAGGTCGTCGCCGCCCACGTCACCGGCGCCCCCGTCGAGGTCCGCCACGGGCCGGTGACGGTCGACCTCGACGCCTTCAGCCCCTCCCGGGAGCCGTCCCGCACCCCCGCCGACCCCGTCCCCGCCACCCCATGA
- a CDS encoding lysophospholipid acyltransferase family protein has product MPLLYRTIHAVLPPVLTAVYRPSIEGVEHIPATGPAILASNHLSFLDHFFLPAYVDRPIFFLGKSDYFSGWQKYFFENVGVMPINREGGDAAERSLQKGQEILEQGKLLGIYPEGTRTPDGRLYRGKTGPVRLALRTGVPIIPVAMLGVFDILPPGAKVPRLGGDVGVRIGQPLDFSRYAGRDDDRFVLRSATDELMYELMLLSGQEYVDEYAAAVKSGQAEIGSGDLAALGRQIDEEKQAA; this is encoded by the coding sequence ATGCCCCTGCTCTACAGGACCATCCACGCCGTGCTGCCGCCTGTGCTGACAGCTGTGTACCGCCCCTCGATCGAGGGGGTGGAGCACATCCCGGCGACCGGCCCGGCGATCCTCGCCTCGAACCACCTGTCGTTCCTCGACCACTTCTTCCTTCCGGCCTACGTCGACCGGCCGATCTTCTTCCTCGGCAAGAGCGACTACTTCTCCGGCTGGCAGAAGTACTTCTTCGAGAACGTCGGCGTCATGCCGATCAACCGCGAGGGCGGGGACGCCGCGGAGCGGTCGCTGCAGAAGGGCCAGGAGATCCTCGAGCAGGGCAAGTTGCTCGGCATCTACCCAGAGGGCACCCGCACGCCCGACGGCCGGCTGTACCGGGGCAAGACCGGCCCCGTCCGCCTGGCCCTGCGCACGGGGGTGCCGATCATCCCCGTCGCCATGCTCGGCGTGTTCGACATCCTCCCCCCGGGCGCGAAGGTGCCCCGCCTCGGCGGCGACGTCGGCGTGCGGATCGGCCAGCCGCTCGACTTCAGCCGCTACGCCGGCCGCGACGACGACCGCTTCGTGCTGCGCAGCGCCACGGACGAGCTGATGTACGAGCTGATGCTCTTGAGCGGCCAGGAGTACGTCGACGAGTACGCCGCCGCGGTCAAGTCCGGCCAGGCCGAGATCGGATCAGGTGACCTCGCCGCCCTCGGCCGCCAGATCGACGAGGAGAAGCAGGCGGCCTGA
- a CDS encoding molybdopterin-dependent oxidoreductase: MPAPTARSDHDVTSPNAHRLPPGQYEARGWPVLHFGHAPAVDERTQTIRGWGAVENPTAWTIAEFKQLPTTTVRSDFHCVTKWSMFDNDWFGVASRTALAALRPTAEASHVMLHGAEGYTTNVPLDAMLDDDVIFTWRRDGEDITVEHGWPLRLVLPKRYAWKSCKWVTGIEVMTADRRGFWEERGYHNDAFPETEQRYSYQE, encoded by the coding sequence ATGCCCGCACCGACCGCGAGGAGCGACCACGACGTGACCAGCCCGAACGCCCACCGCCTGCCGCCCGGCCAGTACGAGGCGCGCGGCTGGCCGGTGCTGCACTTCGGCCACGCTCCCGCCGTCGACGAGCGCACTCAGACGATCCGCGGCTGGGGCGCCGTCGAGAACCCCACCGCCTGGACGATCGCCGAGTTCAAGCAGCTGCCCACCACGACGGTGCGCAGCGACTTCCACTGCGTGACCAAGTGGAGCATGTTCGACAACGACTGGTTCGGCGTCGCCAGCCGCACCGCCCTCGCGGCCTTGCGACCCACCGCGGAGGCGTCGCACGTCATGCTGCACGGCGCGGAGGGCTACACGACCAACGTGCCGCTCGACGCGATGCTCGACGACGACGTGATCTTCACCTGGCGCCGCGACGGTGAGGACATCACCGTCGAGCACGGCTGGCCGCTCCGGCTGGTCCTGCCGAAGCGATACGCCTGGAAGTCCTGCAAGTGGGTGACCGGCATCGAGGTGATGACGGCCGACCGGCGCGGCTTCTGGGAGGAGCGCGGCTACCACAACGACGCCTTCCCCGAGACCGAGCAGCGCTACAGCTATCAGGAGTAG
- the pknB gene encoding Stk1 family PASTA domain-containing Ser/Thr kinase, which yields MSSPPPNPSGLQPPDVAERPRPGGRVLADRYAVGKRIGAGGMATIIRATDTHMDREVAIKVLHRHLADDPEIRARFKLEARHAASLSHPNVVAVYDQGETDLPYIVMELVDGPSLREVLAGHGPLSPAQMLAVVVPLCQALATAHAQGLVHRDVKPENVLITPDGMPKLADFGIARVMAATSHTATGTLVGSVHYLAPELVGGIEATPASDQYALAVMAFELLTGRKPLPAETPMAIALRHANEDVPPPSRYAPEVPPALDTAIAIATSRDPQQRYASVEAFAAALTAAVPDGPDAVTTTSSDGTVHTMILPPEDLDTMSLSAAALDERTRAEQALEARRAAPPPRRSGPRRRPGRRAGRGAGIAAVVVVVLGLLAGGGWLYWDQVVAPVAAVPGLVGLDRAEAQSVLADRGFTLEIDESAEEYRLEEPAGTIIGQRPSEGTEMRAGGIVRVGVSLGPRTVEMPEFVGRPYDDITAEVEANFFDLAEPAQEHSDTVPVGHVISQDPPPGEPVPQGSDISVVVSLGVRQVAVPAVVGLPEADALAALEAAELAGTIVAEEHSDEFPEAGTVIAQSVPGDSQVDVRSGIELTTSLGPLTIEVPDVVDMSPEDARAELEGLGLVVEEYTEPQQTLGPLTFGQPYRVQYTDPAVGTPVQRGATVTIAYLTPPG from the coding sequence GTGTCCTCCCCTCCCCCGAACCCCTCGGGCCTGCAGCCCCCGGACGTCGCCGAGCGCCCCCGACCTGGCGGTCGGGTGCTCGCCGACCGCTATGCCGTGGGCAAGCGCATCGGGGCGGGTGGCATGGCGACGATCATCCGCGCGACCGACACGCACATGGATCGGGAGGTGGCGATCAAGGTCCTGCACCGCCACCTGGCCGACGACCCGGAGATCCGCGCGCGGTTCAAGCTCGAGGCCCGGCACGCCGCGTCCCTCAGCCACCCGAACGTCGTCGCGGTCTACGACCAGGGCGAGACCGACCTGCCCTACATCGTCATGGAGCTGGTGGACGGGCCCAGCCTGCGGGAGGTGCTGGCGGGCCACGGCCCCCTCTCCCCCGCCCAGATGCTGGCCGTCGTCGTGCCGCTGTGCCAGGCCCTCGCGACCGCGCACGCCCAGGGTCTGGTGCACCGCGACGTGAAGCCCGAGAACGTGCTGATCACCCCCGACGGGATGCCGAAGCTCGCGGACTTCGGCATCGCCCGGGTGATGGCCGCGACCAGCCACACCGCGACGGGCACGCTGGTCGGCAGCGTCCACTACCTGGCCCCCGAGCTGGTCGGCGGCATCGAGGCCACCCCGGCGAGCGACCAGTACGCGCTGGCCGTCATGGCCTTCGAGCTGCTCACCGGCCGCAAGCCGCTGCCGGCCGAGACGCCGATGGCCATCGCGCTCCGCCACGCGAACGAGGACGTCCCACCGCCCAGCCGCTACGCCCCCGAGGTGCCACCCGCCCTCGACACGGCCATCGCCATCGCCACCTCGCGGGACCCCCAGCAGCGCTACGCCTCGGTCGAGGCGTTCGCCGCCGCCCTCACCGCCGCGGTGCCCGACGGACCCGACGCGGTCACCACGACGTCGTCCGACGGCACCGTCCACACGATGATCCTGCCGCCCGAGGACCTCGACACCATGTCGCTGTCCGCGGCCGCGCTGGACGAGCGGACGCGGGCGGAGCAGGCGCTGGAGGCGCGCCGCGCCGCCCCGCCGCCGCGGCGCTCGGGTCCGCGACGACGCCCCGGTCGTCGGGCGGGTCGCGGCGCGGGCATCGCCGCCGTCGTGGTGGTGGTGCTGGGGCTGCTCGCCGGCGGCGGCTGGCTCTACTGGGACCAGGTCGTCGCGCCCGTCGCCGCGGTCCCGGGGCTCGTCGGGCTGGACCGCGCGGAGGCCCAGTCCGTGCTCGCGGACCGCGGGTTCACCCTGGAGATCGACGAGTCGGCCGAGGAGTACCGGCTCGAGGAGCCCGCCGGGACGATCATCGGCCAGCGCCCGTCGGAGGGGACGGAGATGCGCGCCGGCGGGATCGTCCGGGTCGGCGTGTCGCTCGGCCCGCGGACCGTCGAGATGCCGGAGTTCGTGGGCCGGCCCTACGACGACATCACCGCAGAGGTGGAGGCGAACTTCTTCGACCTCGCCGAGCCGGCCCAGGAGCACTCCGACACCGTCCCGGTCGGGCACGTGATCAGCCAGGACCCCCCGCCGGGCGAGCCGGTCCCACAGGGCAGCGACATCAGCGTCGTCGTGTCCCTCGGGGTCCGCCAGGTGGCGGTGCCGGCGGTCGTCGGGCTGCCCGAGGCCGACGCGCTGGCCGCCCTGGAGGCCGCCGAGCTGGCCGGCACCATCGTCGCCGAGGAGCACTCCGACGAGTTCCCCGAGGCCGGCACGGTCATCGCCCAGTCCGTCCCGGGCGACAGCCAGGTCGACGTGCGGAGCGGCATCGAGCTGACCACGTCGCTCGGGCCGCTGACCATCGAGGTGCCTGACGTGGTGGACATGAGCCCGGAGGACGCCCGCGCTGAGCTCGAGGGCCTGGGCCTCGTCGTCGAGGAGTACACCGAACCGCAGCAGACGCTCGGCCCCCTCACGTTCGGCCAGCCCTACCGGGTGCAGTACACCGACCCCGCGGTGGGCACGCCGGTCCAGCGCGGCGCCACGGTGACGATCGCGTACCTCACGCCGCCCGGCTGA
- a CDS encoding response regulator — MRFLVVDDEPDLRMILQINLERWGHDVVLAASAAEAYDVLRAADVDAMLLDVSMPGESGLQLLGRLQADGLMPSEVALLSAALLSDGPGAVPTGVRHLAKPFGVDELEALIEEMAGP, encoded by the coding sequence ATGCGGTTCCTGGTCGTCGATGACGAGCCCGACCTCCGGATGATCCTGCAGATCAACCTGGAGCGCTGGGGCCACGACGTCGTGCTCGCCGCGTCCGCCGCCGAGGCCTACGACGTCCTCCGCGCCGCCGACGTCGACGCGATGCTCCTCGACGTCTCGATGCCCGGCGAGTCCGGGCTGCAGCTGCTCGGACGCCTGCAGGCCGACGGGTTGATGCCGAGCGAGGTGGCGCTGCTCAGCGCGGCGCTGCTGTCAGACGGACCCGGCGCGGTGCCCACCGGGGTGCGCCACCTGGCCAAGCCGTTCGGGGTCGACGAGCTGGAGGCGCTGATCGAGGAGATGGCCGGCCCGTGA
- the thiS gene encoding sulfur carrier protein ThiS: protein MTITLNGTETDLDAGTTLDVVIARLGHDPSRPGVAVAVDGDVVRRGQWATTALTGGETVEVLTAVQGGAR from the coding sequence ATGACCATCACCCTCAACGGCACCGAGACCGACCTCGACGCCGGCACCACGCTGGACGTCGTCATCGCCCGGCTGGGCCACGACCCCTCCCGGCCCGGGGTGGCCGTGGCCGTCGACGGCGACGTCGTCCGCCGCGGCCAGTGGGCCACCACGGCCCTGACCGGCGGCGAGACCGTCGAGGTGCTGACCGCCGTCCAGGGAGGCGCTCGATGA
- a CDS encoding 6-phosphofructokinase, with protein sequence MTRRIGILTGGGDCPGLNAVIRAVVRRAESYDIAVLGFRNGWQGVLDAACERLDRSAVKGTLHLGGTMLGTSRTDPVAAPDGVARIGETLQIHELDGFLVVGGEGTLSAARVLAEDHGIPIIGIPKTIDNDLGGTDATIGFSTAVEIAAEAVDRLHSTAESHNRVMILEVMGRHVGWIATYAGMAGGADAILIPEKPFDLDAVCRHLRRRHGLGRNFSIVVVAEGAVPVEGSMALPDYETDEFGRPRLGGLVNLLGPEIERRTGFSTRVTVLGHVQRGGSPNAADRVLASSLGVAAADHAEAGSWGVMVGQHGNSIRTCPLAEATRELKRVPPEMYEVASVFFG encoded by the coding sequence ATGACCAGGCGCATCGGCATCCTGACGGGCGGGGGCGACTGCCCCGGCCTGAACGCGGTGATCCGCGCGGTCGTCAGGCGGGCCGAGTCCTACGACATCGCGGTGCTGGGCTTCCGCAACGGCTGGCAGGGCGTCCTGGACGCGGCCTGCGAGCGCCTGGACCGCAGCGCGGTGAAGGGCACCCTCCACCTCGGCGGCACGATGCTCGGCACCAGCCGGACCGACCCCGTCGCCGCCCCGGACGGGGTCGCCCGGATCGGGGAGACCCTGCAGATCCACGAGCTGGACGGGTTCCTGGTCGTCGGCGGGGAGGGGACCCTCTCGGCCGCCCGCGTGCTCGCCGAGGACCACGGCATCCCGATCATCGGCATCCCGAAGACGATCGACAACGACCTCGGCGGGACCGACGCGACCATCGGGTTCTCCACCGCCGTCGAGATCGCGGCGGAGGCCGTGGACCGCCTCCACTCGACCGCGGAGAGCCACAACCGCGTGATGATCCTCGAGGTGATGGGCCGCCACGTCGGCTGGATCGCCACCTACGCCGGGATGGCCGGCGGCGCCGACGCGATCCTCATCCCCGAGAAGCCCTTCGACCTGGACGCGGTCTGCCGCCACCTCCGACGGCGCCACGGGCTGGGCCGGAACTTCTCGATCGTCGTGGTGGCCGAGGGCGCGGTCCCGGTGGAGGGGTCCATGGCGCTGCCCGACTACGAGACCGACGAGTTCGGCCGTCCGCGCCTGGGCGGCCTGGTCAACCTGCTCGGCCCGGAGATCGAGCGGCGGACCGGGTTCTCGACGCGCGTCACCGTGCTGGGCCACGTCCAGCGCGGCGGGTCGCCGAACGCAGCTGACCGGGTGCTCGCGTCGTCCCTCGGCGTCGCCGCCGCCGACCACGCCGAGGCCGGGAGCTGGGGCGTCATGGTCGGCCAGCACGGCAACAGCATCCGGACCTGCCCGCTCGCCGAGGCCACCCGCGAGTTGAAGCGCGTCCCCCCGGAGATGTACGAGGTGGCGAGCGTCTTCTTCGGGTGA
- a CDS encoding discoidin domain-containing protein, translated as MARVRACPRCGEDPPEGARFCTRCGQRLGPAPEPTAVVADPDAPRLVECGECGAGNAASRPICARCGTPLRDEVPGGDALPESAFDPPDTAPGPAAGRDGPGLVLALVILGALITAGVLLALVTSRVRTPGADVVPRGVALQAAAASSALEDHPASLAIDGDPATAWTESAQGPGVDEWLDITLASEVAVRRLLLWNGDQTSEQHFAENGRAAAVRIDVGDRQFRVALEDAMGAQAIRLPEPVDADRIRIVVTEAIPGDRYADLALSEVVVEAGG; from the coding sequence ATGGCGAGGGTGCGCGCCTGCCCCCGCTGCGGGGAGGACCCGCCGGAGGGGGCGCGCTTCTGCACGCGGTGCGGGCAGCGCCTCGGCCCCGCCCCCGAGCCGACGGCCGTGGTCGCCGACCCGGACGCCCCGCGGCTGGTCGAGTGCGGGGAGTGCGGGGCCGGGAACGCCGCCAGCCGACCGATCTGCGCGCGCTGCGGCACACCGCTCCGCGACGAGGTGCCCGGCGGCGATGCCCTGCCCGAGTCCGCCTTCGACCCCCCCGACACCGCACCGGGGCCGGCAGCCGGCCGCGACGGGCCCGGGCTGGTCCTGGCGCTGGTCATCCTGGGAGCGCTGATCACCGCCGGTGTGCTCCTGGCGCTGGTGACGTCGCGAGTGCGGACGCCGGGCGCCGACGTGGTGCCGCGTGGCGTGGCGCTCCAGGCCGCGGCCGCCAGCTCCGCCCTCGAGGACCACCCGGCCTCCCTCGCCATCGACGGCGATCCGGCGACGGCGTGGACGGAGTCCGCCCAGGGACCGGGTGTGGACGAGTGGCTCGACATCACCCTCGCCTCGGAGGTCGCCGTCCGCCGCCTGCTCCTCTGGAACGGCGATCAGACCAGCGAGCAGCACTTCGCCGAGAACGGCCGGGCGGCCGCGGTCCGCATCGACGTCGGTGACCGGCAGTTCCGGGTCGCCCTCGAGGACGCGATGGGGGCCCAGGCGATCCGGCTGCCCGAGCCCGTCGACGCCGACCGGATCCGCATCGTCGTCACCGAGGCGATCCCCGGCGACCGCTACGCCGACCTCGCGCTCAGCGAGGTCGTGGTCGAGGCGGGCGGCTGA
- the glpK gene encoding glycerol kinase GlpK has product MATILTIDAGTTGVTALLVDEAGQLLARGYAEFPQHFPRPGWVEHDGAEITDALLDACRAALDEGGIDAADLTCIGITNQRETAIVWDRATGDPIHHAIVWQDRRTAGVCDRLVSHGHDAAIRSTTGLVVDAYFSGTKVAWLLDHVEGARTRAEAGELAFGTIDTWVVHQLTGGAAHVTEPSNACRTMLYDIGAREWSPAMCELLDVPMSLLAEVRPSTGEFGTTDPEVFFGASIPITGILGDQQAALFGQGCWTEGTSKNTYGTGSFVLLNTGSTRPTSARLLASIGWDLGDGPTYVLEGSIFVTGAAVQWLRDGLGVIESAEETGPLAESVGDTGDVYLVPAFTGLGAPHWDPYARGTIVGLTRGTTRAHLARAVVEAMAFQTRDVIEAMQDDSSVTLEELRADGGASAMDLLCQLQADLLGVPVLRPQVRETTALGAAFAAGLGAGVWSSTDDLADVWQLDARFEPSMDDDERHRRQLRWREAVHRSRGWAVDDDEGGVA; this is encoded by the coding sequence ATGGCCACCATCCTCACCATCGACGCCGGCACCACCGGTGTGACCGCGCTGCTCGTCGACGAGGCCGGCCAGCTGCTCGCGCGGGGGTACGCGGAGTTCCCCCAGCACTTCCCGCGACCCGGCTGGGTCGAGCACGACGGGGCGGAGATCACCGACGCGCTGCTCGACGCCTGCCGCGCGGCCCTCGACGAGGGGGGTATCGACGCCGCGGACCTGACCTGCATCGGGATCACCAACCAGCGCGAGACCGCGATCGTGTGGGACCGGGCGACGGGTGACCCGATCCACCACGCGATCGTCTGGCAGGACCGCCGGACCGCAGGGGTCTGCGACCGGCTCGTGTCCCACGGCCACGACGCGGCGATACGGTCGACCACCGGCCTGGTCGTCGACGCGTACTTCTCGGGCACCAAGGTCGCGTGGCTCCTCGACCACGTGGAGGGGGCGCGGACGCGCGCCGAGGCCGGCGAGCTGGCGTTCGGCACGATCGACACGTGGGTGGTCCACCAGCTGACGGGCGGCGCGGCCCACGTCACCGAGCCGTCGAACGCGTGCCGCACGATGCTGTACGACATCGGCGCCCGGGAGTGGTCGCCGGCGATGTGCGAGCTGCTCGACGTGCCGATGTCGCTGCTCGCCGAGGTGCGGCCGAGCACGGGGGAGTTCGGGACCACCGACCCCGAGGTCTTCTTCGGCGCGTCGATCCCGATCACCGGGATCCTCGGCGACCAGCAGGCCGCGCTGTTCGGGCAGGGCTGCTGGACCGAGGGCACGTCGAAGAACACCTACGGCACCGGGTCCTTCGTGCTGCTCAACACCGGGTCGACGCGGCCGACGTCCGCGCGGCTCCTCGCCAGCATCGGCTGGGACCTGGGCGACGGGCCGACGTACGTGCTGGAGGGATCGATCTTCGTGACCGGTGCGGCGGTCCAGTGGCTGCGCGACGGCCTCGGGGTGATCGAGTCGGCGGAGGAGACCGGGCCGCTGGCGGAGTCGGTGGGCGACACCGGCGACGTGTACCTCGTCCCGGCGTTCACCGGGTTGGGCGCCCCCCACTGGGACCCCTACGCGCGGGGGACGATCGTCGGGCTGACCAGGGGGACGACCCGGGCGCACCTGGCGCGGGCCGTCGTCGAGGCGATGGCGTTCCAGACCCGCGACGTGATCGAGGCGATGCAGGACGACTCGTCGGTCACGCTCGAGGAGCTCCGCGCCGACGGCGGCGCCTCCGCCATGGACCTGCTGTGCCAGCTCCAGGCGGACCTCCTCGGCGTGCCGGTCCTGCGTCCGCAGGTGCGCGAGACGACCGCGCTCGGCGCCGCGTTCGCCGCCGGGCTGGGCGCCGGCGTGTGGTCGTCGACGGACGACCTGGCCGACGTGTGGCAGCTCGACGCCCGGTTCGAGCCGTCCATGGACGACGACGAGCGCCACCGCCGCCAGCTGCGGTGGCGGGAGGCGGTGCACCGCTCCCGTGGCTGGGCCGTGGACGACGACGAGGGAGGCGTGGCGTGA
- a CDS encoding response regulator transcription factor has protein sequence MKSWHPARVAAVDPPDVLVVDDDPAILASLGRALALEGFAPRTADGGLAALAAVRRRRPDVIVLDVGMPDVDGVRVARRLRADGIDVPICVLSARDEVADRVAGLEAGADDYVVKPFALEELVARLHALLRRAGAAGAGDGDVRVVGDLVLDRARHEVRRAEEPIELTRREFELLDALMAHAGVVLSRTQLLELVWGYDFETDGNVVDVFIGYLRRKTEAGGGPRLIHTKRGVGFVLRPADGG, from the coding sequence ATGAAGTCGTGGCACCCTGCGCGCGTGGCCGCCGTCGACCCACCCGACGTCCTGGTCGTCGACGACGACCCGGCGATCCTGGCGTCGCTCGGCCGGGCGCTCGCGCTGGAGGGGTTCGCACCGCGCACCGCAGACGGCGGGCTGGCCGCCCTGGCCGCGGTGCGCCGCCGTCGTCCGGACGTCATCGTGCTGGACGTCGGCATGCCCGACGTCGACGGGGTCCGGGTGGCGCGGCGGCTGCGGGCGGACGGCATCGACGTCCCGATCTGCGTGCTGTCCGCCCGCGACGAGGTGGCCGACCGCGTCGCCGGGCTGGAGGCCGGTGCCGACGACTACGTCGTCAAGCCCTTCGCCCTCGAGGAGCTGGTCGCGCGGCTGCACGCCCTGCTGCGGCGGGCCGGCGCGGCCGGGGCGGGGGACGGCGACGTGCGGGTCGTCGGCGACCTGGTCCTCGACCGCGCGCGACACGAGGTGCGGCGGGCCGAGGAGCCGATCGAGCTGACCCGTCGGGAGTTCGAGCTCCTCGACGCGCTGATGGCCCACGCGGGCGTGGTCCTGTCCCGCACCCAACTGCTCGAGCTCGTCTGGGGCTACGACTTCGAGACCGACGGCAACGTCGTCGACGTGTTCATCGGCTACCTCCGCCGCAAGACCGAGGCGGGTGGGGGTCCACGGCTGATCCACACCAAGCGGGGCGTCGGGTTCGTGCTCCGGCCGGCGGACGGCGGGTAG